In Desulfuromonadales bacterium, a single genomic region encodes these proteins:
- a CDS encoding HAMP domain-containing sensor histidine kinase — MRCRTGLRAEIIVNIVLLMGAALLFAGFLLIKLTERELLAQRVGSAIGVMEILARAVPLNIIEDSDPAAALLPVVSPLLQGLPPGLAVHGWAAADRELNLLAEHGQSSGFRLEEKPLTQVKLTGEPEIRINYPFAWPLFGSYPDSYVVASVPVFRQGNFIGALQARFPLVEVRQRVQSAQKLMLVYAVLYGAVLVLFGVYFLSRAVVRPIRRLQAMSQRIAAGDLEQAAPIEGPREIADLAGSFNAMAAALRQSRRETEAHIQALRQAGEDVRNAQMELIRSEKMASVGHLAAGMAHEIGNPLGAVVGYLDFLKGESLPDREKNIIERALAETGRIDRLVRELLDYAAPAGRETQTFDPVAAMAEARDILLHQGAFDDLKLDDRLPPTLPATNMVRHQLVQVFINLLLNARDASMAGGAIRLCGGEEGRLLWLSVADAGAGMRPEVLAHIFDPFYTTKAPDKGRGLGLAVCQRVVGEAGGRIEVRSTPGQGSEFKVWLKKTEPGGHDG; from the coding sequence TTGCGCTGTCGAACGGGGCTGCGTGCGGAAATCATCGTCAATATCGTGCTTCTGATGGGCGCTGCCCTGCTGTTCGCCGGCTTTCTCCTGATCAAACTGACCGAACGGGAACTGCTGGCCCAGCGGGTCGGCAGCGCCATCGGCGTCATGGAAATCCTGGCCCGCGCCGTCCCCCTGAACATCATTGAAGATAGCGATCCAGCCGCCGCGCTTTTGCCCGTCGTTTCGCCCCTGCTTCAGGGATTGCCGCCCGGTTTGGCCGTTCATGGTTGGGCGGCCGCCGACCGGGAACTGAACCTGCTTGCGGAGCATGGGCAGTCGTCGGGATTCCGCCTGGAGGAGAAGCCACTCACCCAGGTCAAACTCACAGGCGAACCTGAGATCCGGATCAACTATCCTTTCGCCTGGCCCCTGTTCGGCTCGTATCCGGACAGTTATGTCGTGGCCTCCGTCCCGGTTTTCCGGCAAGGGAATTTCATCGGCGCCCTGCAGGCCCGTTTCCCTCTGGTCGAGGTTCGGCAGCGGGTGCAGTCGGCGCAGAAACTTATGCTGGTCTATGCCGTACTCTACGGCGCGGTCCTGGTGCTGTTCGGGGTCTATTTTCTGAGCCGGGCCGTGGTGCGGCCGATCCGACGCCTGCAGGCGATGTCCCAGCGCATCGCCGCCGGTGACCTGGAACAGGCCGCCCCGATCGAAGGGCCGCGGGAGATCGCCGACCTGGCTGGGTCTTTCAATGCCATGGCGGCTGCCCTTCGGCAGAGCCGCCGGGAAACGGAAGCCCATATTCAGGCCCTGCGGCAGGCCGGCGAGGATGTCCGGAATGCCCAGATGGAATTGATCCGTTCGGAAAAGATGGCCTCCGTCGGCCATCTGGCGGCCGGCATGGCGCACGAGATCGGCAACCCGCTGGGTGCCGTCGTCGGCTACCTGGATTTTCTCAAAGGGGAGTCTCTGCCGGACCGGGAGAAGAATATCATCGAGCGGGCTCTCGCCGAGACGGGGCGCATCGACCGACTGGTCCGGGAACTTCTCGATTACGCCGCACCGGCCGGCCGTGAGACGCAGACCTTCGATCCGGTGGCGGCGATGGCCGAAGCCAGGGATATCCTTTTGCATCAGGGGGCTTTCGACGACCTGAAGCTTGACGACCGCCTGCCGCCCACGCTCCCCGCAACCAACATGGTCCGGCATCAGCTGGTCCAGGTCTTCATCAACCTGCTGCTCAACGCCCGGGATGCCTCGATGGCGGGGGGGGCGATTCGTCTTTGCGGCGGGGAAGAAGGAAGACTCCTCTGGCTGTCGGTGGCCGATGCCGGCGCCGGGATGCGCCCCGAGGTTCTCGCCCACATCTTCGACCCGTTTTATACCACCAAGGCCCCGGACAAGGGTCGGGGCCTCGGCCTGGCGGTGTGCCAGCGGGTCGTCGGGGAGGCCGGCGGCAGAATCGAAGTCCGCTCGACCCCGGGACAGGGGAGCGAATTCAAGGTATGGCTGAAGAAAACGGAGCCTGGTGGACATGACGGCTGA